The proteins below come from a single Mucilaginibacter mali genomic window:
- a CDS encoding ABC transporter permease: MIKNYLRSAWRNITRHKFISFINIFGLTVGLACCLLIITYIFNELSYDKFNEKADRTYRVTRIFYTQQGVESLHLSAVAPPFGPLLQTAFPDIEKMTRVLPNGSTVVHYKEKVFNENNAFCADENFTSVFSLDVTKGDSRTALNEPYTVMLTEAMAHKYFGDADPIDKTIALDNNKHEYKVTGVFKPFPVNAHMHPEILISFNTLKDSLVYGEKQLRTNFGNNSFYTYLLFPKGANAERVGSQLSWFLDKYVHFNGMPPNIKTSNVTQLTLQKLTDIHLRSHLDDEIENNGDITRVYIFSVIALFILLIACINYMNLSTARSMLRAKEIGIRKVVGAQQKEIIRQFLSESVLITWIALVLAIIISALTLPYINKVSGLTLSIFSLLNWKILGFIIAMPFIVGLISGIYPAMFMSSFKPVRVLKGLIKTGAGGLSFRKVLVVLQFSISIVLIVATTVVFQQLQFIQNKSLGFNKDYVLNMGYYRSLNPSFDSFRDELLKNPAIKEAGRSSRVPSGRLLDDQNASVMQGDSLQPIKLDLKYVTADYGFIPAYGIHIDAGRNFSRSYVSDTSNFIINEAAVQMLGWKNAQNAIGKDMMYGRVKGKVIGVMNDFHFESLHQKIIPLLLTLPAQGYYNNLSIKVDGNNMRSAISTIETTWHHYLPEVPFDYTFMDKKFEQLYNSEQLQGSLFTIFACIAIFIACLGLFGLSAFTISQRFKEIGVRKVLGASVPQIVLELSKDFLKLVLVAAIISLPIAWYAMTIY; this comes from the coding sequence ATGATCAAAAATTACCTGCGCAGTGCCTGGCGAAATATCACGAGGCATAAGTTTATATCGTTCATTAATATCTTTGGTTTAACGGTTGGCCTGGCTTGTTGCCTGCTGATCATTACCTATATTTTTAACGAATTAAGCTACGATAAATTCAACGAAAAGGCTGATCGTACCTATCGTGTTACCCGGATATTCTATACGCAGCAAGGAGTAGAATCGCTGCACCTGAGTGCGGTGGCGCCACCTTTCGGGCCTTTGTTGCAAACTGCATTTCCCGATATAGAGAAGATGACGCGGGTGCTGCCTAACGGATCTACCGTGGTGCACTATAAGGAAAAGGTATTTAATGAGAATAATGCCTTTTGCGCCGATGAGAACTTTACCAGTGTATTCAGTCTTGATGTAACCAAAGGCGACTCACGCACAGCGCTGAATGAGCCTTACACCGTGATGCTGACCGAAGCCATGGCCCATAAGTACTTTGGCGATGCTGATCCAATCGATAAAACCATAGCGCTGGATAACAATAAGCACGAGTATAAGGTTACCGGCGTATTTAAACCTTTCCCGGTCAATGCGCACATGCATCCCGAAATACTGATCTCGTTCAACACTTTAAAAGATTCGTTAGTGTATGGCGAAAAGCAGTTACGCACCAACTTCGGTAATAATTCCTTTTATACTTACCTGCTTTTTCCAAAGGGGGCCAATGCCGAAAGAGTCGGCTCGCAGTTAAGCTGGTTTCTTGATAAGTATGTACACTTTAACGGGATGCCGCCCAACATCAAAACATCAAATGTTACCCAGCTTACCCTGCAAAAACTGACCGATATACACCTGCGCTCGCACCTGGATGATGAGATCGAAAACAACGGAGATATCACCCGGGTATATATCTTTTCGGTCATCGCCCTGTTTATATTACTGATCGCCTGTATCAACTACATGAACCTGTCGACTGCCCGCTCTATGCTGCGCGCTAAGGAGATCGGCATCCGGAAAGTGGTCGGCGCGCAACAGAAGGAGATCATCCGGCAGTTTTTAAGCGAGTCTGTACTCATCACCTGGATAGCTTTAGTATTGGCCATAATTATATCGGCATTGACTTTGCCATACATTAATAAGGTATCTGGCTTAACACTGTCGATATTTAGTTTGCTGAACTGGAAGATATTAGGATTTATCATCGCCATGCCATTTATCGTTGGTTTAATTAGTGGGATATACCCGGCCATGTTCATGTCGTCGTTTAAACCGGTACGCGTATTAAAGGGGCTGATAAAAACCGGGGCCGGCGGCTTGTCATTCCGTAAAGTACTGGTGGTATTGCAGTTTTCTATTTCCATTGTACTTATTGTGGCCACTACGGTTGTATTTCAGCAATTGCAGTTTATCCAAAACAAATCGCTTGGCTTTAATAAGGATTATGTGTTGAATATGGGTTACTATCGCAGTTTAAATCCATCTTTCGATTCCTTCAGGGATGAACTGCTCAAGAACCCTGCTATAAAAGAGGCTGGCCGGTCATCGCGCGTACCCTCCGGGCGCTTGCTGGATGATCAGAACGCTTCTGTAATGCAGGGCGATTCCCTGCAACCTATCAAACTCGATTTGAAATATGTTACCGCCGACTATGGTTTTATCCCGGCGTATGGTATCCATATTGATGCCGGACGCAATTTCTCGCGTAGCTATGTAAGCGATACTTCAAACTTTATAATTAACGAAGCCGCGGTGCAAATGCTGGGCTGGAAAAACGCGCAAAATGCTATAGGTAAGGATATGATGTATGGGCGCGTTAAAGGTAAGGTAATAGGGGTGATGAACGATTTTCACTTCGAATCCCTGCATCAAAAAATTATCCCGCTGTTGCTTACCTTGCCGGCACAGGGCTATTATAATAACCTGTCCATCAAGGTCGATGGTAACAATATGCGGTCGGCCATCAGCACCATCGAAACCACCTGGCATCATTACCTGCCTGAGGTGCCCTTTGATTATACGTTTATGGATAAAAAGTTTGAACAGCTTTATAACAGCGAACAATTGCAGGGCAGCCTTTTCACCATATTTGCCTGCATAGCCATATTTATCGCCTGCTTAGGCTTGTTCGGCTTATCGGCCTTTACTATTTCGCAACGTTTTAAGGAGATAGGTGTACGTAAGGTATTAGGTGCCAGCGTGCCACAAATCGTGTTAGAATTATCAAAGGATTTTTTAAAGTTAGTACTGGTTGCTGCTATCATTTCGCTACCCATTGCCTGGTATGCAATGACTATTTATTAA
- a CDS encoding ABC transporter permease — protein sequence MIKNYIKTAYRNLKRNKGFTAINILGLSVGIATCLLIVFYVADELSYDKYNTKAGRIFRITSTANLNANLQSFAGAEKPWMQLMSNFPEVEKTASFIPVNSLFLSPQKFFVRKGLNNVQEKKIVYTQSSTFDVFTLPVISGKPDLNEPHTAVISEGIAKKYFNNADAVGKILTINDTSQYKITAVIKDVPAQSHFNYDIFLSYSSIPEYKAGGWGYGGVHTYVLLKPGANLKSIQDQMQAIAYKNYPASMHTNGNYLFYTLTPLLDLHLRSNSQYDLMERGSMQYVYIFSLIAAFILLIACVNFMNLSTARSSTRAKEVGVRKVLGSARKYLMAQFLTESILVTLISTIIALVLAWLLMPLFNQVAFKNLAFTTGTMLWLMPSLIVMVLVIGLLAGSYPAFFLSAFQPIEVLKGKLSAGFKGGFLRSFLVVFQFSISIFLIVGTLVIYNQLHYIQNKNLGFNRDQMLVIKNTNALGKQAKLLKQEIKQLPGVINATMSTYLPTGDERNITGLFPQLPIDIKQDVLSDFWPVDADYINTLGIKLIAGRNFSDQLATDSSAIIVNEAFVKRFGFKDSLNKTVYRFSFGLQAYHIVGVVKDFNYSSLKNTIKPVALVYNEDRGAITAKIKTANLTALMAQMKDKWKGLSPNQQFTYSFMDEDFDATYRSEQRVGQLFISFSTLAILIACLGLFGLAAYAAEQRNKEIGIRKVLGASVSTIVNMLSMEFIKLVLIAILIASPIAWFVMQKWLQDFAYRVNMQWWILAVAGGVAVLIAFVTISFQSIKAAIANPVRSLRSE from the coding sequence ATGATCAAAAACTACATCAAAACAGCTTACCGTAACCTTAAAAGGAATAAGGGCTTTACGGCTATCAACATTTTGGGCCTGTCGGTTGGCATTGCCACCTGTTTGTTAATTGTATTTTATGTGGCCGATGAATTAAGCTACGATAAATACAATACCAAAGCCGGCAGAATATTTCGCATTACATCAACAGCCAACCTGAACGCTAACCTGCAATCGTTCGCCGGTGCAGAGAAACCATGGATGCAGTTGATGAGTAACTTCCCCGAGGTGGAAAAAACCGCGAGTTTTATCCCGGTAAACTCATTGTTCTTGTCGCCGCAAAAGTTTTTTGTACGGAAGGGGTTGAATAATGTGCAGGAGAAAAAGATCGTTTATACCCAATCGTCCACTTTTGATGTGTTTACGCTGCCGGTCATAAGCGGCAAACCCGACTTGAATGAACCGCACACTGCTGTAATTAGTGAAGGCATCGCCAAAAAATATTTCAATAATGCAGATGCCGTTGGTAAGATTTTAACCATTAATGATACCAGCCAGTATAAAATTACCGCTGTGATAAAGGATGTTCCGGCGCAATCGCACTTTAACTACGACATATTTTTATCCTATTCATCCATCCCCGAATACAAAGCCGGGGGATGGGGTTACGGTGGTGTGCATACCTACGTATTATTAAAACCTGGCGCGAACCTGAAAAGTATACAGGATCAGATGCAGGCCATCGCCTATAAGAACTACCCTGCATCGATGCATACCAACGGTAATTACCTGTTTTATACCTTAACACCTCTGCTCGATCTGCATTTGCGCAGCAATAGCCAGTACGACCTAATGGAGCGTGGCAGTATGCAATACGTGTACATTTTTTCGCTGATAGCCGCCTTTATATTACTTATAGCCTGCGTTAATTTTATGAACCTGTCTACTGCCCGGTCATCAACCCGTGCCAAAGAAGTTGGGGTGCGCAAAGTATTAGGTTCAGCCCGTAAATATTTAATGGCCCAGTTTTTAACCGAATCCATCCTTGTTACACTAATATCAACAATTATTGCCCTTGTACTTGCCTGGTTATTAATGCCACTGTTTAACCAGGTGGCGTTTAAGAACCTGGCATTTACCACCGGCACAATGCTGTGGCTGATGCCATCATTAATAGTAATGGTACTGGTAATTGGTTTACTGGCCGGTTCGTACCCGGCGTTTTTCCTGTCGGCATTTCAGCCAATTGAAGTGTTGAAAGGTAAATTATCTGCCGGGTTTAAAGGCGGATTTTTGCGTAGTTTCCTGGTGGTCTTCCAGTTTTCGATATCTATCTTCCTGATAGTGGGTACGCTGGTTATTTACAACCAACTACATTATATTCAAAACAAAAACCTGGGCTTTAACCGCGACCAGATGCTGGTGATCAAAAACACCAATGCGTTGGGCAAGCAGGCAAAATTGTTAAAACAAGAAATAAAGCAATTGCCTGGTGTCATCAACGCCACCATGTCGACCTATTTGCCAACAGGCGACGAACGCAATATTACGGGCCTGTTTCCGCAACTGCCAATTGATATTAAACAAGATGTGCTTTCAGACTTTTGGCCTGTAGATGCTGATTATATCAATACCTTGGGCATAAAACTGATTGCAGGTCGTAATTTTTCAGATCAGCTGGCTACAGATTCATCGGCCATTATTGTGAACGAGGCTTTTGTAAAACGCTTTGGTTTTAAAGATTCGTTGAATAAAACCGTTTATCGGTTTAGCTTTGGCCTGCAGGCTTATCATATTGTAGGTGTGGTTAAGGATTTTAACTACAGTTCGTTAAAGAATACCATCAAGCCTGTTGCTTTGGTTTATAACGAAGACAGGGGCGCCATAACCGCCAAAATAAAAACAGCTAATTTGACCGCCCTGATGGCACAGATGAAGGATAAGTGGAAAGGCCTTTCGCCCAATCAGCAGTTCACTTATTCATTTATGGACGAGGATTTTGATGCCACTTACCGGTCGGAGCAGCGTGTAGGGCAACTATTCATATCGTTCAGCACGCTGGCTATTTTAATTGCCTGTTTAGGATTGTTCGGGTTGGCTGCCTATGCTGCCGAGCAACGTAATAAAGAGATCGGTATCCGTAAGGTTTTAGGCGCCAGCGTATCAACCATTGTAAATATGCTGTCGATGGAATTTATAAAGCTGGTGCTCATCGCCATATTGATCGCATCACCAATTGCCTGGTTTGTAATGCAAAAATGGCTGCAGGATTTTGCATACCGGGTAAATATGCAATGGTGGATACTGGCAGTAGCTGGCGGTGTGGCAGTTTTAATAGCCTTTGTTACTATTAGTTTCCAATCAATTAAAGCGGCGATAGCTAACCCGGTGAGAAGTTTAAGAAGTGAATAA
- a CDS encoding ABC transporter permease yields MIKNYFKTAFRSFWRHKLFTFINIIGLSIGISASIVIYLIAHFDLTFDKFHKDGDRIYRIVTNFSFQGEPGYNSGVPTPAGDAVIKEVPGIVMSAPFFTMYDTKVVVNNEFNAPKTIKNDGQMICADERYFAMFNYTWLKGSAKTSLNQPNQVVLTTNQAKGYFPKLSYDQVIGRQVIYDDSIKTTVTGIVEPFKEHSDFVFHDFISYNTGLTNSILKDNFRMQWNNVNSQSQLFVKLGEAAEPAAVNKALTTMLHKHDKPRPGNSEDLMLEKLSDLHFDNKYYNFDNVRSADKTTLYGLLGIAVFLLLLGCINFINLTTAQASQRAKEIGIRKTLGSNRRQLIFQFLSETFLITLFAVIISVGLTPVILKLFAGFIPPGVEFSLLQQPNLIVFLLLLTLVVSLLSGFYPSLILSGYKPVSVLKNQAQSNSNKTRNAVLRKSLTVTQFVIAQFFIMATILVSKQIHYMLNKDLGFKKDAIVYLSTPTKLMLTNKQPVFMDLVRQLPQIEMISVGGNPPSSGGAQSTVAVYNDGKKEIKMDLEQKYGDANYLKVYHLKLLAGHNLADQDSSTGLIINNTYAKLLGFRNPNDAVGKRILHFEKQKEIVGVVADFHQKSLRSVIKPLAILHPGERKFWNRTFHIALKPQTAGGNEWKTAIAGLEKAWKSVYPEDDFEYHFFDESIARFYESEQQTSTLLSWATGLSILISCLGMLGLAIYTTGQRTKEIGVRKVLGASVTQIVALLSAELLWLILLAFVLVSPVAYYAMHKWMQNFADHTSISWWIFILGGGVMVVATLFTLSFQTVKAAVANPVKSLRSE; encoded by the coding sequence ATGATAAAAAACTATTTTAAAACAGCATTTCGCAGCTTTTGGAGGCATAAGCTATTTACGTTTATTAATATAATTGGTTTATCAATAGGTATCAGTGCCTCGATAGTGATCTACCTGATCGCGCATTTTGACCTTACTTTCGATAAGTTTCATAAGGATGGCGACAGGATCTATCGTATCGTTACCAATTTCTCGTTTCAGGGCGAACCGGGTTACAATAGTGGTGTGCCCACGCCTGCCGGTGATGCTGTGATAAAAGAAGTGCCGGGTATAGTTATGTCCGCACCGTTTTTTACCATGTACGATACCAAGGTTGTTGTTAACAATGAATTTAACGCGCCAAAAACCATTAAGAACGATGGGCAAATGATCTGTGCCGATGAAAGGTATTTTGCCATGTTTAACTATACATGGTTAAAAGGCTCGGCTAAAACATCGCTTAATCAACCCAACCAGGTGGTATTAACTACCAACCAGGCTAAAGGATATTTCCCCAAACTATCTTACGATCAGGTTATCGGCCGCCAGGTGATATACGATGATTCGATAAAAACCACCGTAACCGGTATTGTTGAACCTTTTAAAGAGCATAGCGATTTTGTTTTTCACGATTTCATCTCGTACAATACCGGGTTAACCAACAGTATTTTGAAGGATAACTTCAGGATGCAATGGAACAATGTGAACTCGCAATCGCAATTGTTTGTAAAGCTGGGTGAAGCCGCTGAACCTGCTGCTGTAAACAAGGCACTTACCACGATGCTGCACAAGCACGATAAGCCCCGCCCGGGTAATAGCGAAGACCTGATGCTTGAAAAACTAAGCGACCTGCATTTTGATAACAAGTATTACAATTTTGATAATGTTCGATCGGCAGATAAGACAACACTTTATGGCTTATTAGGTATAGCCGTGTTCCTGTTGTTACTGGGCTGTATCAATTTTATTAACCTTACCACAGCACAGGCATCGCAAAGGGCAAAGGAAATAGGCATCCGCAAAACTTTGGGCAGTAATCGCCGTCAACTCATCTTCCAGTTTCTTAGCGAAACTTTCCTGATCACCCTTTTTGCGGTTATCATATCAGTTGGGTTAACGCCTGTTATTTTGAAGCTGTTTGCAGGTTTTATTCCGCCGGGTGTGGAGTTTAGCCTGTTGCAGCAACCTAATTTAATTGTATTTCTGCTATTGTTAACACTTGTGGTTAGTTTATTATCAGGCTTTTATCCATCGTTAATATTATCAGGATATAAACCGGTGAGTGTATTAAAAAACCAGGCGCAAAGCAATAGCAACAAAACGCGTAACGCGGTGTTGCGAAAATCGTTAACGGTAACCCAGTTTGTTATCGCCCAGTTTTTTATCATGGCCACCATTCTGGTAAGCAAACAGATCCATTACATGCTGAACAAGGATCTGGGCTTTAAAAAAGATGCTATTGTTTACCTGTCTACGCCAACCAAACTAATGCTTACCAATAAGCAGCCGGTGTTTATGGATTTAGTGCGGCAACTACCGCAGATTGAAATGATCAGCGTTGGTGGGAACCCGCCATCGTCTGGCGGCGCGCAAAGTACTGTGGCGGTTTATAACGATGGCAAAAAGGAGATCAAGATGGATCTCGAACAAAAATATGGTGATGCAAATTACCTGAAGGTTTATCACCTGAAACTATTGGCCGGGCATAATTTGGCCGATCAGGACAGTTCTACCGGTTTAATAATCAATAATACATATGCTAAACTATTAGGCTTCCGCAATCCAAACGATGCTGTTGGTAAACGGATATTGCATTTTGAAAAGCAGAAGGAGATCGTAGGTGTAGTGGCAGATTTTCATCAAAAGTCCTTACGCTCGGTGATAAAACCGCTCGCCATTTTACACCCGGGAGAGCGGAAGTTTTGGAACCGTACCTTTCACATTGCCCTAAAGCCGCAAACCGCTGGAGGTAACGAATGGAAGACAGCGATTGCCGGCTTAGAAAAAGCCTGGAAAAGCGTTTACCCTGAAGACGATTTTGAATATCATTTTTTTGATGAAAGCATTGCTCGTTTTTATGAGAGCGAACAACAAACATCCACGTTGCTATCATGGGCTACGGGTCTTTCCATCCTGATCAGTTGCCTTGGGATGCTGGGCCTGGCAATATATACCACTGGCCAACGCACCAAGGAGATAGGAGTGCGCAAGGTGCTGGGTGCGTCGGTAACGCAAATTGTAGCTTTGCTATCGGCCGAGTTATTATGGCTGATCCTTCTTGCTTTTGTATTAGTTAGCCCCGTGGCCTATTATGCCATGCACAAATGGATGCAAAACTTTGCCGATCATACGTCCATCAGTTGGTGGATATTTATTTTAGGTGGCGGGGTAATGGTGGTGGCCACGCTGTTTACATTGAGTTTTCAGACCGTTAAGGCGGCGGTAGCGAATCCGGTAAAGAGTTTGCGGAGCGAATAA